The Antarcticibacterium sp. 1MA-6-2 genome has a window encoding:
- a CDS encoding calcineurin-like phosphoesterase family protein, producing the protein MKRIFALLFLMFIPVMLVAQTKIQGQVFRDANNNGRLDPSEKGLNKVAVTNGRVVTLTDKNGNYNLEIKEGDIVSVIKPAGYILPVDENNLPQFFYIYKPKGSPELKFPGVAPTGKLPSSVNFPLIPSVQKEEFSALFFGDPQPYTAQEVEYFRKGIVSEIEKSENILFGLSLGDLVGNDLDLFKPYVKAIGEADTPWFNVIGNHDLNFDAVSDELADETFEAHFGPANFAFNYGKVHFIILDDILYPDPRDQKGYWGGLREDQLEFIENDLRYVPKDHLIVLAFHIPLSEPGRGDSFRDEDRKELFRILKDYPNTLSLSAHTHIQRQDFLTAEDGWLQEKPHHHYNVGTTSGNWYSGKLDNQGIPYSTMADGTPKGYAVINFDGAKYSIDYKVAGKPADYQMNIFAPKVVARGKNTKAGIFVNFFMGSEKDTVMYRVDDGEWKRMQKAERADPAFIENVMEWDLKTELMPGRRPSDPVISTHLWRGSIPVKLEEGEHIIEVKATDMFGRTFTQKESYILKDPVDLPVSKK; encoded by the coding sequence ATGAAAAGAATTTTTGCCCTACTCTTTCTGATGTTTATACCTGTAATGCTTGTTGCTCAAACAAAGATACAGGGGCAGGTATTTAGAGATGCTAATAATAATGGACGATTAGATCCTTCAGAAAAAGGCCTGAATAAAGTGGCTGTTACCAATGGAAGAGTGGTAACTCTCACCGATAAGAATGGTAACTATAATTTAGAAATTAAGGAGGGAGACATAGTTTCGGTAATAAAACCGGCAGGTTATATACTTCCCGTAGATGAAAACAATTTACCACAGTTCTTTTACATATATAAGCCAAAAGGTTCTCCGGAATTAAAATTTCCGGGAGTGGCTCCTACGGGAAAATTACCTTCATCGGTTAATTTTCCTTTAATTCCTTCAGTACAAAAAGAAGAATTTTCTGCTCTATTTTTTGGAGATCCCCAGCCATATACAGCTCAGGAGGTGGAATATTTCAGAAAAGGAATTGTTTCAGAAATAGAAAAAAGTGAAAACATCCTCTTTGGACTTAGCCTGGGAGACCTGGTGGGGAACGACCTTGATCTGTTCAAACCCTATGTTAAAGCAATTGGAGAAGCTGATACTCCCTGGTTTAATGTCATAGGAAACCATGACCTTAATTTCGACGCAGTGTCAGACGAGTTGGCCGATGAGACATTTGAAGCTCATTTTGGTCCTGCAAATTTTGCATTCAATTACGGTAAAGTTCATTTCATCATCCTGGACGATATCCTTTATCCCGATCCACGGGATCAAAAAGGATATTGGGGTGGTTTAAGAGAAGATCAACTGGAATTTATAGAAAATGATCTTAGGTATGTTCCTAAAGATCATTTAATTGTATTGGCTTTTCATATCCCTCTGAGCGAACCGGGGAGAGGTGATTCCTTTAGAGATGAAGATCGAAAGGAGTTGTTCAGGATTTTAAAGGATTATCCTAATACCCTTTCCCTTTCTGCTCACACCCATATCCAAAGGCAGGATTTTTTAACTGCTGAAGATGGGTGGCTTCAGGAAAAGCCGCATCATCATTATAATGTGGGAACAACTTCCGGAAACTGGTATTCGGGAAAACTGGATAACCAGGGAATTCCTTATTCCACAATGGCAGATGGAACACCTAAAGGCTATGCTGTCATAAATTTTGACGGGGCCAAATATTCTATAGATTATAAGGTTGCGGGAAAACCTGCGGATTACCAAATGAATATTTTTGCTCCAAAGGTTGTGGCCAGAGGGAAGAATACGAAAGCAGGAATTTTCGTGAATTTCTTTATGGGGAGTGAAAAAGATACAGTTATGTATAGGGTCGACGATGGCGAATGGAAAAGGATGCAAAAAGCAGAAAGAGCAGATCCCGCATTCATTGAAAACGTGATGGAATGGGATCTAAAAACAGAGTTGATGCCGGGACGACGACCTTCTGATCCTGTTATTTCAACACATCTCTGGCGAGGTTCTATTCCTGTAAAGCTGGAGGAAGGTGAGCACATTATAGAAGTTAAAGCGACAGATATGTTCGGCCGTACCTTTACACAAAAAGAAAGTTATATTTTAAAAGATCCGGTGGACTTACCTGTTTCTAAAAAGTGA
- a CDS encoding GDSL-type esterase/lipase family protein has product MNNSFTRYKNHYNKDHVIKEVNEGIRELAAKEQVNLIDLHPHFLDEEKKLNKKYTEEGLHLNAEGYHVWANILQAYLK; this is encoded by the coding sequence GTGAATAATAGCTTTACCCGCTATAAAAACCATTACAACAAAGACCACGTGATAAAAGAAGTCAACGAAGGAATAAGAGAGCTGGCTGCAAAGGAGCAGGTAAATCTTATAGATCTACACCCACATTTTCTCGATGAGGAGAAGAAACTGAATAAAAAATATACTGAAGAAGGTCTCCATTTAAATGCTGAAGGATATCATGTATGGGCTAATATCCTCCAGGCTTACTTAAAATAA
- a CDS encoding GDSL-type esterase/lipase family protein, whose translation MKIHLPASLIFSFFFTFSYAQTEEMDTVYRPRTYSLKVEQFRSYPDSKTDIIFLGNSLTEYTDWNELLQLPTAKNRGISGDTSFGILQRLDEVTEGKPSKIFLLVGINDISRNVPAELILRNYEKIIQQIKKASPETQLYVQTLLLSE comes from the coding sequence TTGAAAATTCACCTCCCCGCTTCCCTGATCTTTTCTTTTTTCTTCACTTTTTCCTACGCTCAAACAGAGGAAATGGATACTGTTTACCGTCCCCGAACCTACTCTCTAAAAGTGGAGCAGTTTCGCAGCTATCCTGATTCTAAAACAGATATTATTTTTTTAGGAAATAGCCTTACGGAGTATACTGACTGGAATGAATTACTGCAGTTACCTACTGCAAAAAACCGCGGAATTTCTGGTGACACCAGCTTTGGAATTTTGCAACGTCTGGACGAAGTAACTGAAGGTAAACCCTCAAAAATTTTCCTCCTGGTCGGGATAAATGATATATCCAGAAATGTACCTGCAGAACTTATACTGCGGAATTATGAAAAGATAATCCAGCAAATTAAAAAAGCGAGCCCGGAGACTCAACTTTATGTTCAAACCCTCCTGCTTAGTGAATAA
- a CDS encoding glycoside hydrolase domain-containing protein, with product MKFIVYPFLVLSFFSCSTAVTSEKNQTPLKEAIDYVDPNIGTAHSRWFFYTPAAVPFGMAKLGPSTNGSYGNENGWEAVGYDGRHTSIEGFANLHEFQIGGFLFTGITGELQTTPGSLEDPESGYRSRFNKEEEIATPGYYKVKLEDYDVTAELTATKRVGFQKYTFPESDESYLLFDIGNQLGESGKVKDASVTFNEDNTIEGWVITYPEYVKKYQPEGEIRMYFSGVIDKVPGEVGTFKGEEIFANTKEQTGNGAGLYLKFNTEEGEAILIKTDFSYTSVENARLNLETEAKNMSFEEARKSAQQVWSSELNKIKVTDTSEVNKTKFYTGLYHALLGRGLGNDVNGHFPENDGTVGQIPLDENGEPEFTFYNTDSVWGAFWNLTQLWTLAWPEYYNDFVQSQLAVYKNSGWLGDGLANSKFVSGVGTNFVGLIIASAYQSGIRDYDVELAFRAAYENEVRHLDRNPGAGKTDLGQFVNKGYIEYVPGWDTTPGGSAFSVSHTLEYSYSSYAVAQFAKALGKEKEYRELMKLSKNWKNLYDDSIDFVRPKTAYRRVSC from the coding sequence ATGAAATTTATAGTTTACCCGTTCCTGGTACTGTCATTTTTCTCCTGCAGTACTGCTGTCACTTCTGAAAAAAATCAGACCCCCTTAAAAGAAGCCATTGATTATGTAGATCCTAATATTGGTACCGCGCATAGCCGCTGGTTTTTCTATACTCCGGCTGCAGTTCCTTTTGGAATGGCCAAGTTGGGACCTTCTACCAACGGCAGCTACGGAAATGAAAATGGATGGGAAGCGGTAGGCTATGATGGAAGACATACCAGTATAGAGGGTTTTGCTAATTTGCATGAATTTCAAATTGGTGGTTTCCTCTTTACCGGGATTACAGGAGAACTTCAAACAACTCCGGGATCCCTTGAAGATCCTGAGAGTGGGTACAGGTCCAGATTTAACAAAGAAGAAGAAATTGCCACCCCGGGATATTATAAAGTAAAGCTTGAAGATTATGATGTTACAGCTGAACTCACCGCTACAAAAAGAGTGGGTTTTCAAAAGTATACTTTTCCTGAGTCTGATGAATCTTATCTTCTTTTTGATATAGGAAACCAACTGGGAGAAAGTGGGAAGGTAAAAGATGCTTCTGTTACTTTTAATGAAGATAACACTATTGAAGGTTGGGTAATTACCTATCCCGAATATGTGAAAAAGTATCAACCGGAAGGGGAAATTAGAATGTATTTTTCTGGTGTAATTGATAAGGTTCCGGGTGAGGTAGGAACATTTAAAGGAGAAGAGATTTTTGCAAATACCAAAGAGCAAACAGGTAATGGGGCCGGGTTATATTTAAAATTTAATACTGAAGAAGGAGAGGCGATCCTCATTAAAACCGACTTTTCATATACCTCTGTTGAAAATGCCCGATTAAATTTAGAAACTGAAGCTAAAAATATGTCTTTTGAAGAGGCAAGAAAAAGTGCTCAGCAGGTTTGGTCTTCAGAATTAAATAAAATAAAGGTTACTGATACTTCTGAAGTAAACAAAACGAAATTTTACACCGGGCTGTATCACGCATTGTTGGGAAGAGGACTGGGTAATGATGTAAATGGCCACTTTCCTGAGAATGATGGGACAGTGGGTCAAATTCCACTGGATGAGAATGGAGAACCTGAATTCACTTTTTACAATACAGATTCGGTTTGGGGGGCATTTTGGAACCTTACACAATTATGGACTCTGGCGTGGCCGGAGTATTACAATGATTTTGTACAATCGCAACTGGCAGTGTATAAGAATTCCGGCTGGTTAGGAGATGGATTAGCCAATTCAAAATTTGTTTCAGGTGTTGGGACTAATTTTGTTGGTCTCATTATAGCTTCGGCATATCAAAGTGGAATTAGGGATTATGATGTAGAACTAGCATTCCGGGCGGCCTATGAAAACGAGGTGAGGCATCTTGATCGCAATCCGGGGGCAGGAAAAACAGATCTTGGGCAATTTGTAAATAAGGGATATATCGAATATGTGCCCGGGTGGGATACCACTCCCGGGGGATCTGCTTTCTCAGTTTCACATACCCTGGAATACAGTTATAGCAGTTATGCAGTAGCGCAATTTGCCAAAGCTTTAGGCAAGGAGAAAGAATACCGGGAATTGATGAAACTCTCAAAAAACTGGAAAAATCTTTACGATGATTCCATAGATTTTGTGCGCCCAAAAACAGCTTACCGGAGAGTTTCTTGTTGA
- a CDS encoding glycoside hydrolase domain-containing protein, giving the protein MCAQKQLTGEFLVDFDPFAPWVGFQEGNAWQYTFYVPHTPEELVSTMGEEKFVNRLDSIFTVSEKTKFGGEDIDAFAGVKYLYNQGNQPNLHIPWLFNFTNKPWLTQKWVRRINDEFYGTGEIHGYGFGQDEDQGQLGAWYVMSAIGLFDVKGLIETEPSFQFGSPLFEEVKIDVGGGKTLTMRTNKNGPQNFYIQSILLNGKPYLKKEIPLKELRDGAVLEFTMGSTPEPGLFKMTEK; this is encoded by the coding sequence TTGTGCGCCCAAAAACAGCTTACCGGAGAGTTTCTTGTTGATTTTGATCCTTTTGCTCCCTGGGTTGGATTTCAGGAAGGAAATGCCTGGCAGTATACTTTTTATGTTCCTCATACTCCTGAAGAATTAGTTTCAACCATGGGGGAAGAAAAATTTGTGAACCGACTGGATTCTATTTTTACTGTTTCTGAAAAAACGAAATTTGGAGGGGAAGATATAGATGCCTTTGCGGGGGTTAAATACCTCTATAATCAGGGAAATCAGCCAAACCTTCATATTCCCTGGTTATTCAATTTTACAAACAAACCCTGGTTAACTCAAAAGTGGGTAAGAAGGATCAATGATGAATTTTATGGAACAGGAGAAATTCATGGTTATGGCTTTGGCCAGGATGAGGATCAGGGGCAGTTGGGAGCCTGGTACGTAATGTCCGCTATTGGATTATTTGATGTTAAGGGGCTCATTGAAACCGAGCCATCCTTTCAGTTTGGAAGTCCTCTTTTTGAAGAAGTAAAAATTGACGTTGGAGGAGGTAAGACCCTAACTATGAGGACTAATAAAAATGGTCCTCAAAACTTTTATATCCAATCAATCCTTTTAAACGGTAAACCTTATTTGAAAAAAGAAATTCCTTTAAAGGAATTAAGAGATGGTGCTGTACTGGAATTTACTATGGGATCAACTCCGGAGCCGGGCCTTTTTAAAATGACAGAGAAATAG